The following proteins are encoded in a genomic region of Phycisphaerae bacterium:
- a CDS encoding response regulator, translated as MTHGIATRPKVLLLSKHGSRGAALIARVGEEADVHVVETFADAMSALRDGRFDLIISDHSDFMALERNLVEQQATMILNTIGQGVCIVDLEGRMVWSNPRMKGLPDDLLTQVSESCMKAYSQYTTEPGRPAHARVRRFSLTVASDQYFEVTITPILDSLTDEVMQFTAVVWDVTHSRRLQKKLDAIDLAGRELVQLDAESLASMDVENRIALLEQKILRFMRDLLHFDNFAVLLIDKKTNRLEFVLQHGMCQKSRDLDIFASAENNGISGFVAATGRSYICHDTSKDPRYLQGLETAKSSLTVPLRLNDKIIGVFDIESDRLAAFNEDDRQFAEILGRSIALALHMLDLLTIERYEVRGRVADDVLDEISGPLNDIISEATTLKDEFIGHDPLRHGLNNIIDYVAKIKAKVKEVVRPRGILGNHEGGPGEEADPLLSRKRILVADDEEIIRETVSGVFRKFGSVVDMASDGAEAVEKILHNHYDLVLSDIKMPNKNGYEVFAAAREADPNCAVILMTGFGYDPNHSIVRARKDGLNAVLFKPFKVDQLLSEARKAFTPIAT; from the coding sequence ATGACTCACGGTATCGCGACTCGTCCGAAGGTACTTCTGCTATCCAAGCATGGCTCGCGCGGAGCTGCGCTGATTGCGCGCGTCGGTGAAGAGGCGGATGTTCACGTTGTCGAGACATTTGCTGATGCGATGTCAGCGCTTCGTGACGGCCGGTTTGATCTGATCATAAGCGACCACAGCGATTTCATGGCTCTGGAACGGAATCTCGTCGAGCAGCAGGCGACGATGATTCTCAACACCATCGGCCAGGGGGTCTGCATCGTGGACTTAGAGGGTCGAATGGTCTGGTCGAACCCTCGAATGAAGGGCTTGCCGGACGACCTGCTCACGCAAGTGTCCGAATCTTGCATGAAAGCCTATTCTCAGTACACCACGGAACCCGGGCGACCAGCACATGCCCGGGTTCGTCGTTTTAGTCTTACCGTTGCGAGTGATCAGTACTTCGAAGTGACCATCACGCCGATACTCGACTCATTGACGGACGAGGTCATGCAGTTCACGGCGGTGGTCTGGGACGTCACGCATAGTCGACGCCTTCAGAAGAAGCTGGATGCGATCGACCTGGCCGGCCGTGAACTGGTGCAGCTCGATGCCGAATCGCTGGCGAGCATGGATGTCGAGAACCGAATCGCGCTGCTCGAACAGAAAATACTCCGATTCATGCGCGACCTGCTTCACTTCGACAACTTCGCGGTGTTATTGATTGACAAAAAAACCAACCGGCTTGAATTCGTGCTCCAGCATGGCATGTGTCAGAAGAGCCGCGACCTCGACATCTTTGCGTCGGCGGAGAACAACGGCATCAGCGGCTTCGTCGCGGCGACGGGACGGAGCTACATCTGTCATGATACGTCCAAGGACCCGCGATATCTGCAAGGGCTGGAAACGGCGAAAAGCTCGCTTACCGTGCCTCTGCGATTAAATGACAAAATCATCGGCGTATTTGACATTGAGTCCGACCGGCTTGCCGCCTTCAACGAAGACGATCGACAGTTCGCCGAGATTCTCGGCCGGTCGATCGCGCTGGCGCTGCACATGCTCGACCTGCTGACGATCGAGCGGTACGAAGTGCGCGGCCGTGTCGCTGACGACGTGCTCGATGAAATCTCCGGTCCGCTCAATGACATCATCTCGGAAGCGACCACGCTCAAGGACGAATTCATCGGTCACGATCCGCTGCGCCACGGGCTGAACAACATCATCGACTACGTTGCAAAGATCAAAGCAAAGGTCAAGGAGGTCGTCCGGCCGCGAGGGATTCTCGGAAATCACGAAGGCGGGCCCGGTGAAGAGGCCGATCCGTTACTTTCTCGCAAGCGAATTCTTGTTGCGGATGATGAGGAGATCATTCGTGAAACGGTCTCGGGGGTCTTCCGAAAATTCGGCAGCGTCGTCGATATGGCCTCTGACGGCGCGGAAGCGGTTGAGAAGATTCTTCACAACCACTACGACCTCGTCCTGTCGGACATCAAAATGCCGAACAAGAACGGCTATGAGGTTTTCGCCGCGGCGCGCGAGGCTGATCCGAACTGCGCGGTGATCCTGATGACCGGTTTTGGCTACGATCCGAATCACTCGATCGTCCGTGCTCGAAAAGACGGACTGAACGCGGTTCTGTTTAAGCCGTTCAAAGTGGACCAACTCCTGTCGGAAGCTCGGAAGGCCTTTACGCCCATCGCGACATAG
- a CDS encoding NTP transferase domain-containing protein gives MRTVAVIMAGGSGTRLWPLSRIARPKQLLHIVGGQSLLRSAYDRLSTFLPADDIYIVALSSHLPAIADEVSALPPENLIGEPIGRDTANAIALTASILHERDSDTVMGVFTADHFIRPANVFAEDVRTAFDAVAAHPDALLTIGLRPTEPHTGFGYIERGQPVAERIYRVKQFREKPDLETARSYARSGRHYWNSGMFVWRTETILAEFARRLPETHSAVRTLGRSWYEYDGPRAAAEVYPTLTRISIDFAVMEHAKNVLVVEGRFEWHDVGNWTALEHVFSSDEAHNVRAAANTELMDSRNTIVVAEGEHLIAAIGVSDLIVVHSHNATLVCRRDRIQDIRELVARLEREHDGRFT, from the coding sequence ATGCGAACCGTCGCAGTCATCATGGCGGGCGGGTCGGGCACCCGCTTGTGGCCGCTCAGCAGGATCGCCCGGCCCAAACAGCTACTGCATATCGTCGGCGGACAGAGCCTGCTCCGAAGCGCCTATGATCGGCTTAGCACGTTTCTGCCCGCGGACGATATCTACATCGTGGCGCTGTCATCGCATCTGCCGGCCATCGCCGACGAGGTGTCTGCTCTTCCGCCGGAAAACCTGATCGGCGAGCCGATCGGCCGGGACACGGCGAATGCCATCGCCCTGACAGCATCCATCCTCCACGAGCGGGATTCCGATACGGTCATGGGGGTCTTCACCGCCGATCATTTCATCCGGCCCGCGAACGTCTTTGCGGAGGACGTGCGCACGGCTTTTGATGCCGTCGCTGCGCATCCCGACGCGCTCTTGACGATCGGACTGCGGCCGACGGAGCCGCATACCGGCTTCGGATACATTGAGCGGGGACAGCCCGTGGCCGAGCGGATCTATCGAGTCAAGCAATTTCGCGAAAAGCCCGATCTGGAGACTGCACGGAGCTATGCCAGGTCGGGCCGGCACTACTGGAACAGCGGCATGTTTGTCTGGCGCACTGAGACGATTCTTGCCGAATTCGCTCGGCGACTGCCCGAGACGCATTCGGCGGTTCGCACGCTCGGCAGGTCCTGGTACGAGTATGACGGTCCCCGTGCCGCAGCCGAAGTGTATCCGACGCTGACGCGGATCAGCATTGACTTCGCTGTGATGGAACACGCAAAGAACGTGCTGGTTGTCGAAGGCCGGTTCGAATGGCACGACGTTGGAAACTGGACCGCGCTGGAGCATGTTTTCAGTTCGGACGAGGCACACAACGTTCGCGCGGCAGCGAACACCGAGCTGATGGATAGCCGCAACACGATCGTCGTGGCCGAAGGCGAACATTTGATCGCAGCCATCGGTGTCAGCGATCTGATCGTCGTTCACAGCCACAATGCGACTCTGGTCTGTCGTCGAGATCGGATTCAGGATATCCGCGAACTCGTTGCAAGGCTTGAGCGTGAGCATGATGGGCGGTTTACATAG
- a CDS encoding heparinase II/III family protein: protein MASNFRNGLRFFGPIRMHNPRRATSVRLCALLIGACAGIGACDVKDAELLQSGLASDISSRGGATKSDNTLGNDDATPRGPTTNPPEPPGPPGVCPSCPPDGSGQIGISDEISSTTEIAPNVGQPLYSRTPQWPLKTRVREYSVEQLAQLRMLTSTHPNSITYKAQLIDWANYWVSVPDEQLNLIIPDHRVPRAIDVSESTDGCPIHGTAIYAYGSYPWILDRERPYQLKCPVGNEVYPSNDFTAYYRTGLIDQSRLQGSYPDDGFGWRNPNNGRKYWFVAYAVHWHYRNTWIPAVLKLAQAYAVTGDRIYARKAIAMLDRIASVYPSMNYRTQSRESAIYGQRAGKIVNSLWEYQNLRSLAIAYDLVFDTLVGQNPISLPWRTSLEIRRNIEANLLEESFEAFDRLDIDGTYGAHQNAIMHAALVRDSAQAESVMRNLVFAKSSAAATYEGFNYALYNVIFKDGFPIVTSPNYNGYWVENFSRIAEIGPQLGIDLFGLPRMSRVFDAPLELLCAGGFTPNNGDSGNIYTREMLPPTSTYEIAYRITRDPRYAWALAQFHPQDDLPFNSFDECVNEYVFDAALADAQLYNPVKQSRVLDGYGMAILNNRSDKVAVSMNYGIRSHHGHKDRLNIELFAHGSRISPDLGYPDFADATTPGRFGWTANTISHNTVMVDGVPQEGNDRGTVLRFHRGTNLSVVDVDAPTSYPNTSQYRRTLVLVEVGEDAYLVDVFRVKGGGHHVLSLHGHEGGFALSGENLSAPVTGGTFAGPFTAYGANNGSAAGPPSYNSFYSGYSFLYNWQSSPHSNMVTGNWSHTDGSMLRVHVAPNAGQELVVADGRASPLQIIPAVLKYMLLRRYADASGTTFVTVWELARSPIITGPVTVSTDAALGSGADRTVVLKVPRGATTDTISVAAQPGATYTLEPGLTSDAAVSVLGRVGATWERAFAAGGSHLTGSQALSVPQTLTGTVSTLSYSAKTVTADVGTSAFDPATLVGRTVRIYNALHSSVHTIIDASRSGTVLTLTLGGDSELLVGRIKISQVLTAEKHIMTTSSTPYPSSLRGMFLVRQDYSHAERIESTVSYTRYILRSTANLAPFSAALSAGEDLWIADFGTGDTIEIEGFGESGA from the coding sequence GTGGCCAGCAACTTTCGTAACGGGCTCCGCTTTTTCGGACCGATTCGGATGCACAATCCGCGGCGAGCGACCTCGGTGCGATTGTGCGCGCTCCTCATCGGCGCATGCGCAGGCATCGGGGCTTGCGATGTGAAGGACGCCGAGCTGCTGCAAAGCGGGCTGGCTTCGGACATCTCATCTCGAGGCGGCGCGACCAAGTCGGACAACACGCTCGGAAATGACGATGCGACGCCACGCGGCCCAACGACCAATCCACCGGAACCTCCCGGCCCGCCGGGTGTGTGCCCATCCTGTCCGCCGGACGGCAGCGGTCAGATCGGAATCAGCGATGAAATCTCGAGCACAACCGAGATCGCGCCGAACGTGGGCCAGCCGCTCTACTCGAGGACGCCGCAGTGGCCGCTCAAGACGCGGGTTCGGGAATACTCCGTCGAACAGCTCGCGCAGCTGCGCATGCTGACATCAACACATCCGAATTCCATCACCTACAAGGCGCAGTTGATCGACTGGGCCAACTACTGGGTTTCCGTGCCGGACGAGCAGTTGAACCTGATCATTCCCGATCATCGGGTTCCGCGCGCAATCGACGTTTCGGAATCGACCGACGGGTGCCCCATTCACGGCACCGCCATCTACGCCTACGGCTCATATCCATGGATCCTGGACCGCGAGCGCCCATATCAGTTGAAGTGTCCTGTCGGAAATGAAGTGTACCCCAGCAACGATTTCACGGCTTATTACCGCACCGGACTGATCGATCAGTCGCGATTGCAGGGTTCGTATCCCGACGATGGGTTTGGCTGGCGCAATCCGAACAACGGCCGCAAGTACTGGTTCGTCGCTTATGCCGTGCACTGGCATTATCGAAATACATGGATCCCGGCCGTGCTCAAGCTGGCGCAGGCGTACGCGGTGACGGGCGATCGGATCTATGCCCGCAAGGCAATCGCGATGCTCGATCGGATCGCTTCGGTCTATCCGTCGATGAACTACCGAACCCAATCGCGCGAAAGCGCGATCTACGGTCAGCGAGCCGGCAAGATCGTCAATTCACTCTGGGAATACCAGAATCTGCGGTCGCTCGCAATCGCATACGACCTGGTGTTTGACACCCTTGTCGGACAAAATCCCATCAGCTTGCCTTGGCGTACCTCGCTCGAGATACGGCGGAATATCGAGGCGAATCTGCTCGAAGAGTCGTTCGAAGCCTTCGACCGGCTCGACATCGACGGCACCTATGGCGCCCACCAGAACGCCATCATGCACGCCGCGCTGGTCCGAGACAGCGCGCAGGCCGAATCCGTCATGCGCAATCTTGTCTTCGCCAAGTCAAGTGCCGCCGCCACGTACGAAGGCTTCAATTACGCACTCTACAACGTGATTTTTAAGGACGGGTTCCCGATTGTCACTTCGCCGAACTATAACGGCTATTGGGTCGAGAATTTCTCACGAATCGCCGAGATCGGACCGCAGTTGGGCATCGATCTCTTCGGATTGCCTCGTATGTCGCGCGTGTTCGATGCCCCGCTCGAACTGCTTTGCGCAGGCGGCTTCACCCCGAATAACGGCGACTCCGGAAACATCTACACCCGGGAGATGCTGCCGCCGACCTCAACCTACGAAATTGCCTATCGCATCACGCGCGACCCGCGGTATGCCTGGGCGCTGGCTCAATTTCATCCACAGGACGATCTGCCTTTCAACTCATTCGATGAATGCGTGAATGAATACGTCTTTGACGCCGCATTGGCGGATGCCCAGCTTTACAACCCGGTCAAGCAAAGCCGCGTGCTTGACGGCTACGGCATGGCCATTTTGAACAATCGGTCGGACAAAGTCGCCGTTAGTATGAATTACGGCATCCGGTCGCACCACGGGCACAAGGATCGGCTGAACATCGAGCTATTCGCCCACGGTTCACGTATTTCGCCCGATCTGGGTTATCCCGACTTCGCGGACGCCACGACGCCGGGCCGATTCGGTTGGACCGCAAACACCATCAGCCACAACACGGTCATGGTCGATGGTGTGCCTCAGGAGGGGAACGATCGCGGTACAGTGCTGCGATTCCATCGTGGCACGAATCTCAGCGTCGTCGATGTGGACGCGCCCACCAGTTATCCCAATACCTCCCAGTATCGGCGAACGCTTGTCCTCGTCGAAGTGGGCGAGGATGCCTACCTCGTGGATGTATTCCGGGTGAAGGGTGGCGGGCACCATGTGCTCAGCCTGCACGGACATGAAGGCGGCTTTGCGCTGTCCGGCGAAAACCTCTCCGCGCCAGTCACCGGGGGAACATTCGCCGGTCCATTCACCGCATATGGCGCGAACAATGGCTCGGCGGCTGGCCCGCCAAGTTACAACTCGTTCTACAGCGGATACTCATTCCTCTACAACTGGCAAAGCTCGCCGCACAGCAACATGGTGACCGGAAATTGGAGCCACACCGACGGCAGCATGTTGCGCGTCCATGTCGCGCCAAATGCCGGACAGGAACTGGTGGTCGCCGATGGCCGCGCTTCACCCCTTCAGATCATTCCCGCAGTGCTGAAGTACATGCTGCTCCGACGCTATGCGGACGCATCGGGCACGACATTTGTAACCGTGTGGGAACTTGCCCGATCGCCAATCATCACAGGGCCGGTGACTGTCAGCACGGACGCCGCACTCGGAAGTGGCGCCGATCGAACCGTCGTTCTGAAGGTCCCGCGCGGCGCGACGACGGACACCATCTCAGTTGCCGCCCAGCCGGGCGCTACTTATACGCTCGAGCCCGGTCTGACCAGCGATGCCGCTGTGTCTGTGCTCGGGCGAGTCGGCGCAACCTGGGAACGTGCATTTGCGGCCGGCGGATCGCATCTGACCGGCTCGCAGGCATTAAGCGTGCCGCAGACGCTGACCGGCACGGTATCGACGCTCAGTTATTCCGCAAAGACCGTAACGGCGGATGTCGGGACTTCCGCGTTCGATCCGGCCACACTCGTCGGTCGCACGGTACGGATATACAACGCCCTGCACAGCAGCGTGCATACGATCATCGACGCCTCACGAAGTGGCACGGTCCTGACGCTCACGCTTGGCGGCGACTCGGAATTGCTCGTCGGTCGCATTAAGATTTCGCAGGTGCTCACCGCCGAAAAGCACATCATGACCACTTCGAGCACGCCGTACCCGTCCTCCTTGCGAGGAATGTTCCTCGTCAGGCAGGACTACTCGCACGCCGAACGCATCGAATCGACCGTCTCGTACACGCGATACATTCTTCGCTCGACAGCAAACCTGGCTCCCTTCTCGGCGGCGTTGTCGGCGGGCGAAGACCTCTGGATCGCGGACTTCGGTACGGGAGACACGATCGAGATCGAAGGATTCGGCGAATCCGGCGCTTGA
- a CDS encoding PEGA domain-containing protein, translated as MIKLTDCPNRIVRAALVPLGGLALIICSCVERTVTINTEPQGATVVLNDQEVGQSPVRVPFTWYGDYDIIIRKDGHKTLSTHHRLNAPWYQWPLIDLVSECLVPFTIRDDQVIDTFVLEPAEVPTKDDLLRRSEELRTRAIQDAPVVD; from the coding sequence ATGATCAAACTCACCGATTGCCCCAATCGAATCGTCCGTGCGGCCCTCGTCCCTTTGGGTGGCCTGGCCCTGATAATCTGTTCCTGTGTTGAGCGAACCGTGACCATCAATACCGAACCGCAGGGTGCGACGGTGGTCCTGAACGATCAGGAGGTCGGTCAATCGCCCGTTCGCGTGCCCTTCACCTGGTATGGCGACTACGACATCATTATCCGAAAGGACGGCCACAAAACGCTTTCCACCCACCATCGGCTCAATGCTCCCTGGTATCAATGGCCTCTGATCGACCTGGTTTCCGAGTGCCTCGTTCCCTTTACGATTCGCGACGATCAGGTCATAGACACGTTTGTCCTCGAGCCTGCGGAGGTTCCGACCAAGGACGACCTGCTCCGTCGGAGCGAAGAGCTTCGCACGCGGGCAATTCAGGATGCGCCGGTCGTCGACTAG
- a CDS encoding serine/threonine-protein phosphatase translates to MTRTSLQHELPRNQIGDHLDFVVQTMREMSSQTDPEEMVRAYVRRVEQILPSDKRMSLSRRGLEYPEFRITRFSGWSEMINPWKQKDRLPRLQGGLLADLIYGNTPRILDQVSLNPDDPAYEYFADAGSLLAIPLFDGGEGINMVVLSRSKEFGFEHDRLPDWVWMSNLFGRATHTLVIAEELKTAYKALDQEMESVGRIQRNLLPEKLPRIPTLDLAAYYQTSQRAGGDHYECIELPDGRWGLLIADVSGHGTSAAVIAAITHGLATAYNGPAFPPSRLLTHLNSHLVQRYTNRIGAFVTLFYGIYDPATHLITYSSAGHNPPRLKRCRDGGISSLDRAQGLPLGITEDADYHDAEYQLVPSDQLILYTDGITEAMNGKNGMFGVERLDQVLETCMRTADGLINSVIEAVNEFAAGHPADDDRTMIVARVS, encoded by the coding sequence ATGACACGCACGTCGCTCCAACACGAATTGCCGCGGAATCAGATCGGCGACCACCTCGACTTCGTCGTCCAAACCATGCGCGAGATGAGCAGTCAGACCGATCCCGAGGAGATGGTGCGCGCGTATGTACGCCGCGTTGAACAAATTCTGCCATCCGACAAGCGCATGTCGCTCAGCCGTCGCGGGCTTGAGTATCCCGAGTTCCGAATCACCCGGTTCAGCGGCTGGTCGGAGATGATTAACCCGTGGAAACAGAAAGACCGGCTGCCGCGCTTGCAGGGCGGCCTTCTCGCCGACCTCATTTACGGAAACACGCCGCGCATCCTCGATCAGGTCTCACTCAATCCGGATGATCCGGCGTATGAGTATTTTGCCGATGCCGGTTCGCTGCTCGCCATTCCGCTCTTCGACGGCGGCGAGGGAATCAACATGGTCGTGCTTTCTCGCTCAAAGGAATTCGGGTTCGAACACGATAGGCTCCCCGATTGGGTCTGGATGAGCAACCTCTTCGGCCGGGCAACCCACACGCTCGTCATCGCCGAGGAACTGAAGACCGCCTACAAAGCGCTCGATCAGGAAATGGAGTCCGTCGGTCGCATCCAAAGAAACCTGCTGCCCGAGAAACTTCCCCGCATCCCGACGCTGGACCTGGCTGCCTACTATCAGACGTCGCAACGCGCGGGCGGTGATCATTACGAGTGTATCGAGCTGCCCGACGGCCGATGGGGCCTGCTGATCGCCGATGTGAGCGGGCACGGCACCTCCGCAGCGGTGATCGCCGCCATCACGCATGGGCTGGCCACAGCGTATAACGGCCCCGCGTTTCCTCCGAGCAGACTGCTCACCCACCTGAACAGTCACCTGGTTCAACGGTATACAAACCGCATCGGCGCGTTCGTCACTCTGTTCTATGGAATTTACGATCCCGCAACCCATCTCATCACCTACTCCAGCGCCGGTCACAACCCGCCGCGGCTCAAACGCTGCCGCGATGGCGGCATCTCGTCGCTCGACAGGGCACAGGGCCTTCCCCTCGGCATCACAGAAGACGCCGACTATCACGACGCTGAGTATCAGCTCGTTCCGTCCGACCAACTGATCCTCTACACCGACGGCATTACCGAGGCCATGAATGGAAAGAACGGAATGTTCGGAGTGGAGCGGCTTGACCAGGTCCTGGAGACATGCATGCGAACGGCCGACGGACTGATCAATTCCGTGATCGAAGCCGTCAACGAATTCGCCGCAGGGCACCCTGCCGACGACGACCGCACAATGATCGTCGCGCGCGTCTCGTAA
- the ruvX gene encoding Holliday junction resolvase RuvX, producing the protein MSKILGIDYGRKRIGIAIADPQVRLAIPLRVVEGRNDVTRDARNVADIAMSEEASELVVGLPLNMDGSESEQTALTRRFAHELARLSKRPVHLQDERLSSVAADEVLGAANVDRRRRRGLIDRIAAQKILQAYLDCGQSPSP; encoded by the coding sequence ATGTCAAAGATTCTTGGAATTGACTACGGCCGAAAGCGGATCGGCATCGCAATTGCCGATCCGCAGGTGCGCCTGGCGATACCGCTTCGCGTGGTTGAAGGCCGCAACGATGTGACTCGAGATGCCCGAAATGTGGCGGACATTGCGATGTCGGAGGAGGCGAGCGAGTTGGTCGTGGGTCTACCGCTCAACATGGACGGCAGCGAGAGTGAGCAGACCGCGCTTACCCGCCGTTTTGCCCATGAACTCGCTCGACTATCAAAAAGGCCCGTGCATCTCCAGGACGAGCGGCTCAGCTCTGTTGCTGCGGATGAAGTGCTTGGTGCCGCCAATGTCGATCGTCGCAGGCGACGCGGCCTCATTGACCGGATCGCCGCCCAGAAAATTCTTCAGGCCTACCTTGATTGCGGTCAATCGCCGTCGCCATGA
- a CDS encoding UvrD-helicase domain-containing protein, which yields MSASELLENLTPPQREAVAHTDGPLLVLAGAGSGKTRVITRRAAYIARTKAHPGEVLAITFTNKAAGEMRERIESLGVGGRMWVCTFHSLCARLLREYGEMAGIQPNFTIFDTADSRSAVGDAVKQCELHTDNWRPAAVLPAISEIKTRLLTPAEYAVQAYSFEQKTYARIYEAYQRILTKQNAVDFDDLLMLVARLLNDNAEVRAELSIRFRYLLIDEYQDTNHAQYVIASRLAEGHRNICATGDPDQSIYGWRGADMQNILDFEADYPDAAVVRLEQNFRSTGLILSAASKLISNNEHRKKKELWTEGDAGQPVRVWACEDERHEAQRIVEDVQAWCAQGGRPGDVAIFYRVNALSRTLEDAFRRAHVAYQIARGVEFYARKEIKDVLSYLRVIVNPADETALLRAINTPSRGIGKVTIDRLHSLAGRGGFTFYEAVLRAGQDEAFKAAKKKLAAFGELLVTLRQLPRSPVQPIMEELLKRTGIEASLREGSDPDNEQLENVEELVSAARQFDLENPGGTLDEWLHQISLVSDTDGMELNGGSVTFMTLHAAKGLEFPVVYIVGVEEGLIPHSRAIRSGGDAMELEEERRLAFVGITRAMRRLTLSHVRYRTIRGISERVLESRFLDELPADELAFERFEVERDRSRSHLGRYYRDAVSFDSTSYYPGCRVRHDDYGEGRVVAVESRLRSKYIRISFREYGERSFALDHVSLYVIDD from the coding sequence ATGTCAGCAAGCGAACTTCTGGAAAACCTGACGCCGCCACAACGTGAGGCGGTTGCCCATACCGACGGCCCGCTGCTGGTTTTGGCTGGCGCCGGCTCGGGCAAGACGCGGGTGATCACACGCCGCGCGGCGTACATCGCGCGGACAAAGGCGCATCCCGGCGAAGTGCTTGCGATCACGTTCACAAACAAAGCGGCCGGCGAGATGCGCGAACGCATTGAATCGCTGGGTGTCGGTGGCCGAATGTGGGTTTGCACGTTTCATTCGCTGTGCGCGAGACTGCTTCGCGAATACGGCGAGATGGCCGGCATTCAACCGAACTTCACGATCTTTGACACGGCGGACAGTCGTTCGGCGGTGGGCGATGCGGTGAAGCAATGCGAGCTTCACACGGACAACTGGCGCCCCGCGGCAGTCTTGCCGGCGATCAGTGAAATCAAGACCCGACTGCTGACTCCCGCGGAGTACGCTGTGCAGGCGTACAGTTTCGAGCAGAAGACCTATGCCCGAATCTACGAAGCGTACCAGCGAATCCTGACGAAGCAGAACGCGGTTGATTTCGATGATCTGCTCATGCTCGTCGCCCGGCTGTTGAATGACAACGCGGAGGTTCGCGCCGAGCTATCGATTCGTTTTCGATATCTGCTCATCGATGAGTATCAGGACACGAATCATGCGCAGTACGTCATTGCTTCGCGGCTGGCCGAGGGCCATCGCAATATTTGTGCGACGGGTGATCCCGATCAGTCCATTTATGGATGGCGTGGAGCGGACATGCAGAACATCCTGGATTTCGAAGCGGATTATCCGGATGCGGCGGTCGTCCGGCTTGAGCAGAATTTTCGAAGCACCGGATTGATCCTGTCGGCCGCTTCGAAACTGATTTCAAATAACGAGCATCGCAAGAAGAAGGAACTGTGGACGGAAGGCGATGCCGGTCAGCCCGTCCGGGTTTGGGCCTGCGAGGATGAGAGACACGAGGCACAGCGCATTGTCGAGGACGTGCAAGCCTGGTGTGCGCAAGGCGGCCGGCCGGGCGACGTGGCAATTTTCTACCGGGTCAATGCCCTTTCACGCACGCTGGAAGACGCGTTTCGCCGGGCACATGTGGCATATCAGATCGCGCGCGGCGTCGAATTCTACGCACGCAAGGAAATCAAGGACGTACTCTCATACCTTCGGGTGATCGTTAATCCAGCGGACGAGACGGCGCTCCTGAGGGCGATCAATACACCATCACGCGGCATCGGAAAAGTGACCATAGACCGTTTGCACAGCCTTGCGGGCCGCGGGGGCTTCACCTTCTACGAGGCGGTCCTGCGAGCCGGTCAGGATGAAGCATTCAAGGCCGCGAAGAAAAAGCTTGCCGCATTCGGAGAATTGCTGGTGACACTCCGCCAATTGCCCCGATCACCGGTACAGCCGATCATGGAGGAATTGCTTAAGCGAACGGGAATTGAGGCCTCGCTTCGCGAAGGAAGCGATCCGGACAACGAGCAGCTTGAGAACGTCGAGGAGCTGGTGTCGGCCGCACGGCAGTTCGATCTGGAGAATCCGGGCGGAACACTGGATGAATGGTTGCATCAGATCAGTCTCGTGAGCGACACGGACGGAATGGAGCTGAACGGCGGGTCGGTCACGTTCATGACGCTTCATGCGGCGAAGGGTCTTGAATTCCCGGTTGTCTACATTGTCGGCGTGGAGGAGGGACTGATCCCTCACAGTCGGGCGATCCGTAGCGGCGGTGACGCGATGGAACTCGAGGAGGAACGCCGGCTGGCGTTCGTCGGGATCACGCGGGCGATGCGGCGGCTGACGCTCTCACACGTTCGGTATCGGACGATCCGTGGCATCAGCGAGCGCGTGCTGGAATCCAGATTTCTCGATGAATTGCCCGCAGACGAGCTCGCCTTCGAGCGATTCGAAGTGGAGCGGGACCGCAGTCGCTCACATCTCGGGCGATACTATCGGGATGCGGTGTCGTTTGATTCCACATCGTATTATCCGGGCTGCCGGGTACGTCATGATGACTATGGCGAGGGTCGGGTCGTGGCAGTGGAGTCGCGTCTGCGGTCGAAGTACATCCGCATCAGTTTTCGCGAATATGGCGAGCGATCGTTTGCCCTGGATCATGTCTCTCTGTATGTAATCGATGATTGA